In the genome of Candoia aspera isolate rCanAsp1 chromosome 1, rCanAsp1.hap2, whole genome shotgun sequence, one region contains:
- the COLEC11 gene encoding collectin-11 isoform X1, with protein sequence MVYSFFLPLGVRDKLIMKSDLVFFVSVISLAFLSLPRSGYAQHIAEESCSVQILVPGLKGENGEKGEKGAPGRPGRVGPPGEKGEMGDKGQKGSMGRHGKIGPIGSKGQKGDNGDIGPPGPNGDPGIPCECGQLRTAIGKMDNQVTLLTTELKFIKKALPSPAAVAGVRETDNKTYLLVKEQKRYVDAQLYCQGRGGTLSMPKDEATNNLIASYISQAGLSRVFIGINDLEKEGSFVYSDRSPMQTFNKWSTGEPNNAYDEEDCVEMITSGGWNDVACHITMNFVCEFDKENV encoded by the exons ATGGTTTAttcatttttcctccctttaGGAGTAAGGGACAAGCTCATTATGAAGAGTGATCTGGTTTTCTTTGTCTCTGTAATTAGCCTTGCCTTCCTGTCTCTGCCAAGATCTGGATATGCTCAGCATATTGCAGAAGAATCCTGCTCTGTTCAGATTCTGGTTCCAGGCCTCAAAG gagaaaatggagaaaagggggaaaaaggtgcTCCAGGCCGCCCTGGACGAGTTGGACCTCCAGGGGAAAAAg gAGAAATGGGAGACAAAGGGCAGAAAGGTAGCATGGGACGACATGGAAAAATTGGTCCCATAGGCTCCAAAg gACAAAAAGGAGATAATGGAGATATAGGCCCACCTGGTCCTAATGGAGATCCAG GTATTCCTTGTGAATGTGGGCAGCTACGAACAGCCATTGGTAAAATGGATAATCAAGTGACCTTGCTGACAACAGAGCTGAAGTTCATTAAAAAAG CACTGCCCTCCCCCGCAGCTGTTGCTGGTGTGCGTGAGACAGATAATAAGACGTACCTGCTGGTGAAAGAGCAGAAGCGGTATGTGGATGCCCAGCTCTACTGCCAAGGAAGAGGAGGGACCCTGAGCATGCCCAAGGATGAAGCCACCAACAACCTCATTGCTTCTTACATCAGTCAAGCTGGCCTCAGCCGAGTTTTCATTGGCATTAATGATCTTGAGAAGGAAGGCAGCTTTGTGTACTCGGACCGATCCCCTATGCAGACCTTCAACAAGTGGAGCACCGGAGAACCAAATAATGCTTATGATGAGGAAGACTGTGTAGAAATGATAACCTCTGGGGGCTGGAATGATGTGGCTTGTCACATTACAATGAATTTTGTATGTGAATTTGacaaagaaaatgtttaa
- the COLEC11 gene encoding collectin-11 isoform X2: protein MVYSFFLPLGVRDKLIMKSDLVFFVSVISLAFLSLPRSGYAQHIAEESCSVQILVPGLKGENGEKGEKGAPGRPGRVGPPGEKGEMGDKGQKGSMGRHGKIGPIGSKGQKGDNGDIGPPGPNGDPGIPCECGQLRTAIGKMDNQVTLLTTELKFIKKAVAGVRETDNKTYLLVKEQKRYVDAQLYCQGRGGTLSMPKDEATNNLIASYISQAGLSRVFIGINDLEKEGSFVYSDRSPMQTFNKWSTGEPNNAYDEEDCVEMITSGGWNDVACHITMNFVCEFDKENV from the exons ATGGTTTAttcatttttcctccctttaGGAGTAAGGGACAAGCTCATTATGAAGAGTGATCTGGTTTTCTTTGTCTCTGTAATTAGCCTTGCCTTCCTGTCTCTGCCAAGATCTGGATATGCTCAGCATATTGCAGAAGAATCCTGCTCTGTTCAGATTCTGGTTCCAGGCCTCAAAG gagaaaatggagaaaagggggaaaaaggtgcTCCAGGCCGCCCTGGACGAGTTGGACCTCCAGGGGAAAAAg gAGAAATGGGAGACAAAGGGCAGAAAGGTAGCATGGGACGACATGGAAAAATTGGTCCCATAGGCTCCAAAg gACAAAAAGGAGATAATGGAGATATAGGCCCACCTGGTCCTAATGGAGATCCAG GTATTCCTTGTGAATGTGGGCAGCTACGAACAGCCATTGGTAAAATGGATAATCAAGTGACCTTGCTGACAACAGAGCTGAAGTTCATTAAAAAAG CTGTTGCTGGTGTGCGTGAGACAGATAATAAGACGTACCTGCTGGTGAAAGAGCAGAAGCGGTATGTGGATGCCCAGCTCTACTGCCAAGGAAGAGGAGGGACCCTGAGCATGCCCAAGGATGAAGCCACCAACAACCTCATTGCTTCTTACATCAGTCAAGCTGGCCTCAGCCGAGTTTTCATTGGCATTAATGATCTTGAGAAGGAAGGCAGCTTTGTGTACTCGGACCGATCCCCTATGCAGACCTTCAACAAGTGGAGCACCGGAGAACCAAATAATGCTTATGATGAGGAAGACTGTGTAGAAATGATAACCTCTGGGGGCTGGAATGATGTGGCTTGTCACATTACAATGAATTTTGTATGTGAATTTGacaaagaaaatgtttaa
- the COLEC11 gene encoding collectin-11 isoform X3, with product MKSDLVFFVSVISLAFLSLPRSGYAQHIAEESCSVQILVPGLKGENGEKGEKGAPGRPGRVGPPGEKGEMGDKGQKGSMGRHGKIGPIGSKGQKGDNGDIGPPGPNGDPGIPCECGQLRTAIGKMDNQVTLLTTELKFIKKALPSPAAVAGVRETDNKTYLLVKEQKRYVDAQLYCQGRGGTLSMPKDEATNNLIASYISQAGLSRVFIGINDLEKEGSFVYSDRSPMQTFNKWSTGEPNNAYDEEDCVEMITSGGWNDVACHITMNFVCEFDKENV from the exons ATGAAGAGTGATCTGGTTTTCTTTGTCTCTGTAATTAGCCTTGCCTTCCTGTCTCTGCCAAGATCTGGATATGCTCAGCATATTGCAGAAGAATCCTGCTCTGTTCAGATTCTGGTTCCAGGCCTCAAAG gagaaaatggagaaaagggggaaaaaggtgcTCCAGGCCGCCCTGGACGAGTTGGACCTCCAGGGGAAAAAg gAGAAATGGGAGACAAAGGGCAGAAAGGTAGCATGGGACGACATGGAAAAATTGGTCCCATAGGCTCCAAAg gACAAAAAGGAGATAATGGAGATATAGGCCCACCTGGTCCTAATGGAGATCCAG GTATTCCTTGTGAATGTGGGCAGCTACGAACAGCCATTGGTAAAATGGATAATCAAGTGACCTTGCTGACAACAGAGCTGAAGTTCATTAAAAAAG CACTGCCCTCCCCCGCAGCTGTTGCTGGTGTGCGTGAGACAGATAATAAGACGTACCTGCTGGTGAAAGAGCAGAAGCGGTATGTGGATGCCCAGCTCTACTGCCAAGGAAGAGGAGGGACCCTGAGCATGCCCAAGGATGAAGCCACCAACAACCTCATTGCTTCTTACATCAGTCAAGCTGGCCTCAGCCGAGTTTTCATTGGCATTAATGATCTTGAGAAGGAAGGCAGCTTTGTGTACTCGGACCGATCCCCTATGCAGACCTTCAACAAGTGGAGCACCGGAGAACCAAATAATGCTTATGATGAGGAAGACTGTGTAGAAATGATAACCTCTGGGGGCTGGAATGATGTGGCTTGTCACATTACAATGAATTTTGTATGTGAATTTGacaaagaaaatgtttaa